CAAACAAAGCCTCGAGCTCCACATGATGCTGGAGGAGGAGAGCTTCTACCCGGCGGTCCGGGGCCTGGAGACCAAGAAGGCCGAGGAGATGGTGCTCGAGGCCTACGAGGAGCACCACGTGGTCAAGCTGGTCGTCGCCGAGCTTCCGAAGGTCGATCCGGAGGACGAGCGCTTCGACGCCAAGATGACGGTCCTCAAGGAGCTGATCGAGCATCATGTGGAAGAGGAAGAGGACGAGATGTTCAAGCTCGCGAAGAAGCTGGATAAGGAAAATCTGGAATCGATCGGTGATCGCATGGCCGCCGAGGCCGAGCGGCGCCAGGGGGGCGGACCAAGGGCCGCCTAGTGCCGTTCCAACTATTCGCGCCAAGGGAGGCGCCGTGTACTACACGTACGTGTTGCGGAGTGATCGAGATCAACGGCTCTACACCGGAACGACGCACGACCTCCGCACCCGAATCAAGCTGCACGCCGACGGAAAGGTGCGCGCGACCGCTTACCGACGGCCACTGGTACTCGTGTACTACGAGGCCTGCCTGAGTGGCGATGATGCGTTTCGCCGGTAACGGTTCTTGAAGACGGGGAAGGGTAAACGCTTCTTGCGCAACCGCCTCGCGTCGTTCCTGGCCAGATTTAGTACCAACAAGTTGGAACGGCACTAGAAGCGAGCGATGGCGCTTCAGATCGGTTACCAGCTGTCGAGCGAGGAGCATCGGCCGAACGACCTCGTCCGTTACGCACAAATGGCCGAGGAGCACGGGTTTGCCTTCGCGACGATCTCGGACCACTTCCACCCGTGGGTCGAGGCCCAGGGCCAGAGCCCGTTCGTCTGGAGCGTGATCGGCGCGATAGCCCACGCCACCGAAAAGCTCGGGCTGGGCACATGGGTGACGTGCCCCACCACGCGCCTACATCCCGCCGTCGTGGCCCAGGCGGCGGCCACGTCGGCGGCGATGATGCCGGGACGCTTCTTTCTGGGCGTGGGGACCGGGGAGAACCTCAATGAGCACATCGTAGGGCAGGGCTGGCCGGAAACAGAGGTCAGACAGGCGCGCCTGGAGGAGGCCATCGGGGTCATCCGCCTCTTGTGGAAGGGCGGGAACCACAGCCATCACGGCCGGTACTTCACGGTGGAGAACGCCAGGCTCTACACCCGGCCGGAGAAGCCGCCCCCGCTGCTGATCGCCGCCGGCGGCCTGAGGAGCGCCGAGGTGGCAGGCCGCCTCGCCGACGGCCTCATCGCCACCGGCCCCGAAGCGGAGTACGTCCGCGCCTTCGACGCGACGGGTGGGCGAGGCCGGCCCCGCTACGGGAGTGTCACCGTCTGCTGGGCCCGGGACGAGAAATCGGCGCGCAAGACCGCGCATCGGGTTTGGCCGACCGCCGCCATGGAGAGCTCGCTGTCGTGGGAGCTGCCGCTGCCCCAGCACTTCGAGGACGCGGCCAAGCTGGTGACGGCAGACGCGGTCGCCAGGGAGATCGTCTGCGGGCCCGACCCCGAGAAGCACGTCGCCGCGATCGCGAAGTACGTGGAGGCGGGGTTCGACCACGTCGTCATTCACCAGGTGGGCCCGGACCAGGCGGGATTCTTCGCGTTCTACGCCAAGGAGGTCCTGCCCACGCTGAAGTCGACCCTGAAGTCGCTCAAGCGGCCGCCCGCCAAGGCGAGCCCGGACAGGCGACGCCGCCGAGCGGCCTGACCCCGACGCCACGATCTCGTAGTCGTGACTGAGGAGATGGCACGTAACCAATTGAACTTATGAGTCTTCCCAGGCATGCACGCGCGGGCGTTTTCGAAGCTTCGGAGAGGCCGGGCCCCCCTATATGATGGATGTAAGTGCGGACTCACCGACACCGGGAGGGGGTGACCTCAATGGACAAGCCGAAGGACCAGCCGAAGCCGTGGCAACCCGGCGGGGGGCAGGGCAAGCCAGGACCAGGACAGCCCCAGCCGAGCTCACCCAAGAAGTAGCCGCGACCTGTGGCGCTCCGGTGGTTCCGACCGCCGGAGCGCCCACTTCATCGCAGTGGCGAACTTCACAGAATTTGACCTTCGAACACCGACCTGTGGCGAGGCGCCGGCAAGCTTCGTCAGTGACTCAATGGATTGGCGCCCCCGGGCATTAATGCCGCAGGCGCATCGAACACCTGGTCTGCGGGCTTGGGGCCCTCTCTCATCGGACTCCCAGCGCGCTGCTTCGTCTTATGGAATCTGGCCCCCGACGGCTGCAGAGCCGCCTTGACGAAACTGTAGGAGAGCGTCCCACGCCGATTAGAGCGGTCCGCAAGCCTTGACGGTGGGTATGGCGGCGGTGTAGCGTCCACCTCGAAACCAAAGCCCAAAGGCGCGTCAGGCCTTCCAAGCGAGAGTCATGGATCTGTTCACCTGCGATGTGCTCGTAGTGGGCGGCGGCGGGGCGGGCCTGCGCGCCGCCATCGCCGTGGCCGAGACGCATCCGAACCTCCGCGTCGCCGTGATCTCCAAGGTCTATCCCATGCGCAGCCACACGGTCTCGGCGGAGGGTGGAGCCGCCGCGGTGATCAAGGCCGGGGACAGCCTGGACGAGCACGCGTACGACACGATCTCGGGCGGGGACTGGCTCTGCGACCAGGACGCGGTCGAGGCCTTCGTCAGAGAGGCTCCCGAGGAGATGCTCCGGCTGGAGCACTGGGGCTGCCCCTGGAGCCGGGAGCCGGACGGCCACATCGCCGTGCGTCCGTTCGGGGGCATGAAGGCCGAGCGCACCTGGTTCGCCGCCGATAAGACGGGCTTCCACATGCTCCACGCGCTGTTTCAGACCACCCTCAAGTACGACGCGATCCAGCGGTACGACGAGTGGTTCGTCACGAAGCTCCTGGTGGACGACGGGCGCTGCCAGGGGCTGGTGGCCATCGAGCTGGCGACCGGCAAGATCCAGGCCATCACGGCCAAGGCCGTCATCCTCTGTACGGGAGGCTGCGGCAAGGTCTTTCCCTTTACGACGAACGCGAACATCAAGAACGGCGACGGCATGGCCCTCGCCTATCGCGCGGGCGCGCCGCTCAAAGACATGGAGTTCGTCCAGTACCATCCCACTGGGCTTCCTTTCACCGGGATCTTGATCACCGAGGCGGCCCGGTCGGAAGGTGGATGGCTCCTCAACAAGGACGGCTACAGGTACCTCCAGGATTACGACTTGGGCAAGCCCGAGCCGAAGCCGGTATTGCGCTCGATGGAGCTGGGCCCCCGCGACCGCCTCTCCCAGGCCTTCGTCAAGGAACAGGAGAAGGATCGCACGCTTGAAGGGCGATACGGCCATTACGTCCATTTGGACATCCGTCACCTGGGAGAGAAGATCATCGACAAGAAGCTCCCGTTCGTCCGGGAGCTGTGCCTGAAGTACATGAACATCGATCCGGTCAAGGAAATGATCCCCGTCCGCCCCGTCGTCCACTACATGATGGGCGGCATCTCGACAGACATACGCTGCGCGACGCCGCTGCCGGGGCTCTATGCCGCGGGCGA
This portion of the Candidatus Methylomirabilota bacterium genome encodes:
- a CDS encoding hemerythrin domain-containing protein encodes the protein MDPIKLLTKQHREVEALFKKVEKSEDPDERKELMGGIKQSLELHMMLEEESFYPAVRGLETKKAEEMVLEAYEEHHVVKLVVAELPKVDPEDERFDAKMTVLKELIEHHVEEEEDEMFKLAKKLDKENLESIGDRMAAEAERRQGGGPRAA
- a CDS encoding TIGR03557 family F420-dependent LLM class oxidoreductase; this translates as MALQIGYQLSSEEHRPNDLVRYAQMAEEHGFAFATISDHFHPWVEAQGQSPFVWSVIGAIAHATEKLGLGTWVTCPTTRLHPAVVAQAAATSAAMMPGRFFLGVGTGENLNEHIVGQGWPETEVRQARLEEAIGVIRLLWKGGNHSHHGRYFTVENARLYTRPEKPPPLLIAAGGLRSAEVAGRLADGLIATGPEAEYVRAFDATGGRGRPRYGSVTVCWARDEKSARKTAHRVWPTAAMESSLSWELPLPQHFEDAAKLVTADAVAREIVCGPDPEKHVAAIAKYVEAGFDHVVIHQVGPDQAGFFAFYAKEVLPTLKSTLKSLKRPPAKASPDRRRRRAA
- a CDS encoding GIY-YIG nuclease family protein, which gives rise to MLRSDRDQRLYTGTTHDLRTRIKLHADGKVRATAYRRPLVLVYYEACLSGDDAFRR
- the frdA gene encoding fumarate reductase (quinol) flavoprotein subunit yields the protein MDLFTCDVLVVGGGGAGLRAAIAVAETHPNLRVAVISKVYPMRSHTVSAEGGAAAVIKAGDSLDEHAYDTISGGDWLCDQDAVEAFVREAPEEMLRLEHWGCPWSREPDGHIAVRPFGGMKAERTWFAADKTGFHMLHALFQTTLKYDAIQRYDEWFVTKLLVDDGRCQGLVAIELATGKIQAITAKAVILCTGGCGKVFPFTTNANIKNGDGMALAYRAGAPLKDMEFVQYHPTGLPFTGILITEAARSEGGWLLNKDGYRYLQDYDLGKPEPKPVLRSMELGPRDRLSQAFVKEQEKDRTLEGRYGHYVHLDIRHLGEKIIDKKLPFVRELCLKYMNIDPVKEMIPVRPVVHYMMGGISTDIRCATPLPGLYAAGEAACVSINGANRLGSNSLTEILVFGARAGKAAASFAAKQKEPSPSILAQAHDEQRRLEAKFLRKTGGTERVATLRTEMQETMEDSAGIYRTSTILQKAAEKLQSLQERFQELSLDDHSYTFNTELTAALELSYMLDVAEAIVHSALRRTESRGSHQRTDYPERDDQQFLTHALAYRVEGGPPRIEYVPVTITRWPPGKRVYGR